Genomic segment of Drosophila takahashii strain IR98-3 E-12201 chromosome X, DtakHiC1v2, whole genome shotgun sequence:
CTGACGTCAGCATTTGCCTAATGTCCGAATAACGTCCCAAACGTGATTAGCGTCATTatcatttatgtatatatataaactatACTATAATATCTCCCATCCGACGATCGGACCATAGGAAATTAACAAGTTGCgagcaaaaacaataaaacaaatagaTCGGCATctgctaatttaatttttgcattatattttttattgcgaAATAGCATTTTATTTGGCTAATTATCAGGTACCAAAGAATTAATGCGCACTTATAGCTCAGGATAGGAATAATATAGCTATAGATTTTTTCAGATAAGACGTGTATTGAATGGATCACTTAAATTGCAAAATGAATAATATTGTTCGATTTATTAGATACCAAGGCATGCATCATTGATAGACGATATTCCcaagtgaaaaataattaaacattcGTGTCTGGATTCCTAGAAAGAGGATCGTCTAACAATCGTTAATCCAAAACTGCACATTCCTGAAAATCCTCAGAAATCAATCAAGTAACAATTCGCATTTCTAAAGACTTTATTTACTCTTGATGAGGCAGACAGGAAATACGATCGAAGTGCTCCGATTCCCTAAGAGCCGCCTATCTGCGGGTATCGTAAACAGATTTTGTATATAGAGAAATGACACCAGAGTTTGCTTTTCGCATACCCAAAGGTGAAACCCAAACAGGAAGGGTGAAGAAATGCGAAGATCCGACGTGATATTCCCTGTTTTTGCTAAAATAACAACGAGGTCGGGGTTGTGGAAAAACCCATTGTTGTGCGCCCATTATATTGATGGTCATTCCAAAGGCCGTTCATTAAAGATAACTGATGTCGAGGCCGGTCATGTGTGATCCATGTGCTGTTGTGGGTTTGGCTTATATAATTCCCATTTTAATAACTGCACACAGCACGAGATGCAATCACTTGCACCCAAACGGAACCCTCGTGAGTCACTTTCGTTCGTCGCcagcaaaatgtaaaatgtacgCTGCACACAGTCATGATCATCGAGAGATCCACGCTCTTATCGCTGGATTTTTGGTATGTTGTGACCGTAATCTCTGTGATTAATGGGGGATCGTCAGGCAAGAATGATTGCACAAATGTAGGTCAGTTATGAGGTAAGCACTGCGGATCTATAGGAAGGAGGACTACCCACACTAGAGTGTAATTCCGATTGATATACCCTTGTGGATTCACGGGCAGAACTGTTTACATgaatgctttttttttgtctagaTGTGATAGTAAGTGTATTATTGAAGGGTGGGTGAGTTCTATGTTTTTACTTATAAAAATCGCAAATGAATTAAAACAATCTAATGCGAATGACTAAGAAAAATaacacttttatttaattataaaagtaaaacgTAAAAAGAACTATATTTCGAgttatagatatatatttacacaGACAATTGTCGATTtacctattttatttatttaatttaatttgatatagTCGTTCGATCTTAAGCATATGCTGTCTGCAATAATTTAGGTTAAAAACTAAGAGATTAGTATTTTGTTGATGTttatataaagaatttaaatacttttataaaTACTGCTTTACTGatgactaaaattataatgccCATGGGCtatgaaaatatgtttattaaattttgccTAAGATTTAATGACAAAATATTGACACTTTTTATAAGCAATTTTTCTTAGTTACGGTACACACTTTGTTAGCTTGAGAGTACTGACCCTAAATCACAAAAAGTAAAGCTTAGACTAGAACTGTTTTCGTTAATTGCTAATTTCTTTCTCGTACTCTCTGTGACTTATACGATTCGGACTTACAATAATTCACCTGGTGATGTTTTTAAGCATTATATAGATTTACGGGGACTTTGTATGAAGAAAAAAACCGTGGCTTACGTAATTTTTGCGGTTAGGACTTGATTTATTTGTTCAGTTCTAATTAAACTGtttttaagattatttatAGACGCTATTAACCACAGCTTGAGAAGTTTTcgttgggtttgggtttgctttttttttgtaaagccTTTAActcttggttttttgtttgttttatacaTGCAggtatatgtttttattgtagCTTCTGTAAGTGGTTCAACTAAGTTAGAAGTTGTAATTAGGTGTAAAACACTTTTGGAgtttactatttaaaaatgcctaattttatatatttttttataattttttagcaTGCACAAGCAGCCGATCTGGTGATTAATGTTCCAAATGCGAGCAGCAACGACAACGCCTTCTACAGGATAGACTACAGTCCGCCCTTCGGCTTCCCGGAGCCGAACACCACGATCCCGGCCAGCGAGATTGGCAAGGACATCAAGTTCTCGAGAGCTCTGCCGGGCACGGAGTACAACTTTTGGTTGTACTACACCAATTCCACGCATCAGGAGCTGCTCACCTGGACGGTGAACATAACGACAGGTGAGTTTTCtacctaaaataaaaagaatatttatttacttgatttatttaacCCCTCTGAAAAACAGCTCCCGATCCGCCGGCGAACCTGAGCGTTCAGCTGCGCTCCAGCAAGAGTGCCTTCATAACGTGGCGACCGCCGGGAACTGGTCGCTATTCGGGATTCCGGATCCGGGTGCTGGGCCTCACGGATCTGCCCTTCGAGCGAAGCTACTCGCTGGATGGCAACGAAACGCTGCAGCTGTCGGCCAAGGAACTCACTCCCGGGGGCAGCTATCAGGTTCAGGCCTACTCCGTCTATCAGGGCAAGGAATCGGTGGCCTATACGAGTCGCAATTTCACCACAAGTAAGTCGGGACAGAGGATTGGAACGCGCGGTCCGCACCGCAGGTGCAACTTCTAATCTGGAAGAATCAGAATATCCGCTAACTGCAACCCGTAATCCGTAATCCGGTGGTGATGGGCCATGACTAACATTTTTAACTCTATTTGTCTCTCGTGTCTCtcactttatatatatataatgctCTCAAGTCGTCGGGAATGTGAAAATCTGAGCAACCAGAAGGTAACCTTCTTTACACACCTCTACTAAATACCTAGAAACACAAGCTGTTCCCTAATTGttgcttttttattagttattttgttaataaacGGTTGACATGACAGTTGATTAGTATCTAATTTGGTTGCTCTTTCATGCAGTGGCGCCCAACtcgaattaaaaattaatcagaCTAGGTAAATAGATGATAATAGTAGACTATTCTCCGCCATTGGTTCAAGACTTGGGGACCACTGTGTGGGGCGTGTCTTTCTTTGCGTTAAAGCTTTTACGTTTCTTATCCCTGAAAGtcaaaataatgtaaataatagtagtaaaaaattcatttataattgaaaactgtacatatttctgaaaaaaatcgttcgctatttattttatgcccttattaactttttttttgctatgaCTTTATAtctaaatttatgttttctagttatttgtttatatttataaatttaggcCTTGAATGGCAAGTGGTACCACTGCCTTCCGGTAGGTGGCGCCATGGCCAATTTTACAATTGATCAATAGAGTTAATTCTTGATCTAAATTTGGTTAGTTGAAAATCTAATAGTCGGgacactcgactatagcgtactctcttgtttttgttttaataatacacaaaatattatattttataatatttggattttacttttatttatttttatatgtaattttttttttaagattagattgtacaaaactagtttttgaaatgtttttaaatcactattttaatttatcccTAGACCCTGTATTGAATTAACTAACTCATCAACCTTGTGTTCTTAATTCTAATGCATATTAATTTACTAACCCCAATCGACTCACCTTAGTTGTTAGATTTAGATTTGCATTTATCCAACTCTCATTGCATCTTCGAATCCCTCTCTGCTCGCTGCATCTTCATTTTGCGCCTAGAACCCAACACTCCGGGCAAGTTCATCGTTTGGTTCCGGAACGAGACCACGCTGCTGGTGTTGTGGCAACCCCCCTTTCCGGCCGGAATCTACACGCACTACAGGGTCTCCATAACGCCGGACGATGCCATCCAGAGTGTTTTGTACGTGGAACGCGAGGGTGAGCCACCTGGACCGGCGCAGGCAGCCTTCAAGGGTCTCGTTCCCGGCAGGGAGTACAATATATCGGTGCAAACGGTTTCCGAGGATGAGACGTCATCGGTTCCGACCACAGCCCGATATCTGACCGTACCGGAACGTGTCCTCAATGTCACCTTCGACGAGACCTACACAACATCGAGTTCCTTTCGCGTGAGATGGGAACCACCGCGAACGTATAGCGAATTCGATGCCTACCAGGTGATGCTCTCGACGTCGAGAAGGATATTCAACGTTCCCCGCGCTGCGGAAGGCGAATCGGTTCACTTTGACTATCCCGATGTCTTGGAACCTGGTCGCAGCTACGAGGTGGTGGTCAAAACAATAGCGGATAACGTGAACTCCTGGCCAGCCAGCGGAGAGGTTACGTTGCGTCCACGACCCGTTCGCAGTCTGGGTGGATTCCTCGACGATCGCAGCAATGCTCTGCACATTTCCTGGGAGCCGGCGGAAACGGGGAAACAGGATGCCTACCGAATAAGGTgacttatttgattttatttaatttaaatgcataCTAAAATGGGTACTTTTCGTTTACTTTCTTAGCTACCACGAGCAGACGAACGCAAGTGAAGTGCCGGCTCTCTTTCCGGTTGCCAGTGAATCGCAAATTACCACGAATCTCACGGAATACACACTGGATTCCCTGCTGGCGGGACGCCGTTACCTAATTGCCGTGCAAGCCCTGTCCAAAGGAGTGGCCTCCAATGCCAGCGACATCACGCGATACACACGTCCGGCGGCGCCACTTATCCAGGAACTCAAGAGCATCGATCACGGACTAATGCTCAGCTGGCGCAGTGATGTGAACTCTCGCCAGGATCGCTACGAGGTGCACTACCAGCGAAATGGAACGCGCGAGGAGCGCACAATGGCCACCAATGAGACGAGCCTGACGATCCACTACCTGCATCCCGGTTCCGGTTACGAGGTGAAGGTGCACGCCATTAGCCACGGCGTCCGGAGCGAACCGCACTCCTACTTTCAGGCAGTTTGTAAGTGcattaaatatcttttaataACTATTGAAAACCCCAAGCTGAATTTACGTCAGCAAGCAAATACCTAGAATGTGATTTCGCATGGCAACGATTGATAAAATATGCCACAATCCTGTTAAATatgaattcaattattttatgggGCTCTTAAGCTCCTAATGAGTAAACAGGCTGAACAGGTTGTGGTGTGCTATtcatttgtcatattttagtttttatcttAATGCtagctttttaattttccacgTTTGGTCTTGAGTCAAACTTATACCAAAAGCGCAGatcccaatttttcacaaaaaataattaattttttgaccttaataatggaaatattgattaaaatatggattgtcatacctttctgaactcgttattaaatttcctaacgattggcatttaaaccttgacattttatttatttttaatttttcgcaaaaaatcgtggggtatccccttacaaaaaaatttaaatttggcgaaaattttatttttccaaaatcacacggaaagtgttatggatgtatttataattttgttatctgttcaaaacagtaaacatttttggtgtaggaccatttttgaccaagttacagaaaaaaaaccaacagaaaaaatgcaaattttttccaaaaactgAAGTCTCgagtttcaaaaaaaaaaaaaaccaaatgggTCTTTCCCTGAGACAAAGCAGTTTTTCCctaaaacaaaggaaatactgattcaaagtatggattctCAAACCTTTCTGAACCCGTTATTACATTTCTAATGGATtagcatttaaacctggactttttattttttttgtcatttttcgcaaaatatcataaaataacattttttttagcaacgatcttaaaattaatggaaaaataatagtaaCTAAATGATTGCTTCGTtggctatatattttttgaaattaaaattaatggaaaaataatagtaaCTAAATGATTGCTTCGTtggctatatattttttgaaatgtaCTAAATGTTATACATTTCTTTTTCACAGTTCCCAAACCGCCGCAGAATCTCACGCTGCAGACGGTGCACACGAACCTGGTGGTGCTCCGTTGGCAGCCGCCGGAGGGCAGCGACTTCAGCGAGTACGTGGTGCGCTATCGCACGGACGCCTCTCCCTGGCAGCGGATCTCCGGGCTGCACGAGAACGAGGCCCGGATCGAGGACATGCACTACGGCGAACGCTACCTGGTGCAGGTGAACACCGTGAGCTTCGGCATCGAGAGTCCCCATCCCCTGGAGCTGAATGTGACCATGCCGCCGCAGCCGGTTTCGAATGTGGTGCCGTTGGTGGACTCGCGCAATCTCACCCTCGAATGGCCGAGACCCGATGGTCATGTGGACTTCTACACACTCAAGTGGTGGCCCACCGACGAAGCGGAGCGAGTGGAATTCAAGAATGTCAGTCAGCTGGAGGATCGTGAGTATTTAGCCGATTCCTTGCCTGGTTGTGTATCTAAACGAATTTTATCTTCACTCCATTTAGTGAGCTCCCCCAGCGTTCGGATTCCCATTGAAGAGCTGTCGCCGGGTCGTCAGTATCGCTTTGAGGTGCAGGCCAGCTCGAATGGCATCCGTTCCGGGACCACTCATCTCTCCACTCGCACCATGCCACTCATTCAATCCGATGTGTTTATCGCCAATGCGGGACACGAACAGGGTCAGGATGAAACAATAACCCTAAGCTACACACCCACGCCGGCGGACAGCACTCGGTTCGATATCTACCGCTTCTCGATGGGCGATCCCAAGATCAAGGACAAGGAGAAGCTGGCCAACGATACGGAACGCAAGCTGAGCTTCTCGGGCCTGACGCCCGGCAAGCTGTACAACGTTACCGTTTGGACGGTGAGCGGAGGAGTGGCCAGTTTGCCGGTCCAACGGCTGTATCGTCTGCATCCACTGCCCATCAATGATTTGCGGGCTCTCCAGGTGGCTGCTCGTGAGATAACCTTGCATTGGGAGGCTCCAGCTGGGGAATACACCGATTTTGAACTGCAGTACCTTAGTGCCGACGAGGAGGCACCGCAACTGCTCCAGAATGTGACCAAGAAGACGGAGATTTCGCTGCAGAACCTGCGTCCGTATCACAATTACACATTCACCGTGGTGGTGCGAGCTGGTTCCACTCCAAGTACCGATTCCGATGTCTCCGGCAGCACCCTAATGCGCAGCAGTGCTCCCATCTCGGCCAGCTATCAAACGTTGGCTGCTCCACCTGGAAAAGTGGACTACTTCCAGCCGAGCGACGTGCAGCCCGGCGAGGTGACCTTCGAGTGGATTCTGGAGGCGGGCGAACAGCACGGACCCATTGATAACTTTCGCATCACCTGTCAGAATGCCGACGATGCAGCGGATGTGGCAAGCTTCGAATTCCCGGCGAATGCGACGCAGGGCAGGATTAGTGGCCTAGTGCCCGGCAATCAGTACACATTCCGCATACAAGCCAAGTCTGCCTTGGGCTTTGGTGCCGAAAGGGAGCACATACAAGTAATGCCCATACTAGCGCCGCCTGTTCCGGAACCCAGTGTCACGCCGCTGGAGGTCAGCAGAACGAGCAGCACCATCGAGATTAGCTTCAGGCAGGGCTACTTCTCCAATGCCCACGGCATGGTCAGATCCTACACGATAATCATAGCCGAGGATGTGGGCAAGAATGCGTCGGGCCTGGAGATGCCCAGCTGGCAGGATGTGCAGGCATATACCGTGTGGTTGCCCTACCAGGCCATCGAGCCATATAATCCCTTCTTCACCAGCAATGGCAGTCGGCGGAACGCGCTGGAGGCGGAGCACTTTACGATAGGATCGTCCAGTTGCGAGAAACATCAGACGGGCTATTGCAATGGTCCGCTAAGGGCTGGGACCACCTACAGGATCAAGGTGCGTGCCTTTACGGACGAGGATAAGTTCACGGACACGGCCTACAGTTCACCGATAACCACCGAACGCAGTGATACCGTGATTGTGGCCGCCACCATGGCGGCTGTGTTGCTGGTGGCCATGGTGCTGCTGGTGGTCTACTGCCAGCACCGCTGCCAACTGATCCGCCGCGCCTCCAAGTTGGCCCGCATGCAGGACGAGCTGGCCGCCCTGCCCGAGGGCTATGTCACGCCCAATCGGCCGGTGCATGTGAAGGATTTCGCCGAGCACTACAGACTCATGTCGGCCGATTCGGACTTCCGTTTCAGCGAGGAGTTCGAGGAGCTGAAGCATGTGGGCCGCGATCAGGCCTGCAGCTTCGCCAATCTGCCCTGCAATCGGCCGAAGAATCGATTCACCAACATCCTGCCCTACGATCACTCGCGCTTCAAGCTGCAGCCCGTGGACGATGACGATGGTTCGGATTATATTAACGCCAACTATATGCCGGGACACAATTCGCCGCGCGAGTTCATCGTCACCCAGGGCCCGTTGCATTCGACGCGCGAGGAGTTCTGGCGGATGTGCTGGGAGAGCAACTCGCGGGCCATCGTTATGCTGACGCGGTGCTTCGAGAAGGGTCGCGAGAAGTGCGATCAGTACTGGCCCGTGGATCGGGTGGCCATGTTCTACGGGGACATTAAGGTGCAGTTGATTATCGACACGCATTTCCACGACTGGAGCATATCGGAGTTTATGGTCTCAAGGGTGAGTTAATTAAGATTGTTAAATTTGTagctctttttttattcactcGTCTTTTTTTCAGAACTGCGAGTCGCGAATAATGCGGCACTTCCACTTCACCACATGGCCGGACTTTGGAGTTCCCGAGCCGCCGCAATCGCTGGTGCGCTTCGTGCGCGCCTTCCGCGATGTCATCGGCACGGATATGCGGCCCATTATCGTCCATTGCAGCGCCGGAGTGGGCAGATCGGGCACATTCATAGCCCTGGATCGCATCCTGCAGCACATTCACAAGTCGGACTATGTGGACATCTTTGGCATCGTGTTTGCCATGCGAAAAGGtgctatattatttatttgttgagcCCTACTAATTGTCCCTATTTGCAGAGCGCGTCTTCATGGTGCAGACGGAACAGCAGTACGTGTGCATCCATCAGTGTTTGCTGGCAGTGCTCGAGGGCAAGGAGCATCTGCTGGCCGATTCGCTGGAGCTGCATGCCAATGATGGCTACGAAGGTGAGTTGAAGGGATACTTTTGCTCCAGTCAGAATCATCCCAACTCTCCCTTGTCCCCCCGCACACCTATTCTTTCtgatttttccctttttttcacTCACTTTTCggattaagtttattttaattacaatctCTTGCCGATTAACTAATCTTTTTGAAAAACACACAACCTGGATGAGGGCTGatctataatttttattttggtgttTGTTCATATTGATTTCCTTTGGCTGCGGTTCCCCTAggtttttctattaatttcaTTGAGATTGTAACTaaccatatattttttgaataatttattttcttctttcttttcacaATTATACATAAACACCCATCACACAATTAAAACACAATTGtatatcaaacaaaaaacgcCTAACCTACACATTTTCATATGCTTCTATTTCTGCAAaaccaaattgaaaaaaaaaacgaaaaccaaaaccaaaatccAATCAAAAACCCCGAAAAAAACCCACAAAAAAGTGACTAAAATTTACTTAGAGCGCCAGCCGCAAACGAAAATGGGAACCTTGCCCATTCGAGCTTCTTTGGCCAGGGCCGAGGAACTGGATGCGGATTTAATGGCCGACAAGGatctggagcagcagcagcagcaggcggagGCCAAGGATGAGAATGATGAAgaggatgaggacgaggaggatgaTGACCAGCAGCCGTTGAACAATGAAACGACTGCCACCTTGTCATCggccagctgcagcagcagcagtcaggATGTGCATGTGGATCTCAAGGATCTCCAGGCCAAAGAACACCCCAAGCAAGAGAAGGAGAGCAGGAAAATCTGCAGCGGCACAAAATCCCATTCAGACACCGAAAGTGACTcagaggatgaggatgaggaggggCCGGTGACCAAGGATGGGGCTGTCACCGATGAGGATGGCTGGTGGTATTGATAGAAAAGTCGACTTTTTTCTAGGTTTGTACCCACAAAACAACACAACAACACAGACCCAAATTTTATGTTCCATATCCAAATGACTTGCTTTAACTCGCTTTTACCCCCGACTAAAAACAAACACGAAATTCTAACCGCACTGGCAAAGTAACTAACATTGACACATGAACGGGTTACACGGTTACGGGTTAAGAACAACACATTAGATATTCAACCAAAAtcaaaaagagagaaaaattcaaaacccATTAGCCTGTCTTAGTTAATGTGTTATGTTCGATtgcattcgattcgatttttgAGCATTTTTGTAAATCATTTTCGCACTTTTCCAGATGACGAGGGCATTGCTGAGACGGGAATCTGAGGATGCTTGCTGCGGGAATATCTACACATGATATATAGTACctatagttattttttttacatatactGTACGTAAAATCTGCCTGTGATGTGCTGGATGTGATTTGTCTACGAAATGGCACTCGGAGTTGCTGTCAAATGAGTTGAGTTTGTGGCCCTCATCCCGCCGCAACTGCCAGCCAAATCATCTGTCGACTGGTGGAGATGATGGTGGGATGAAGGCCCCGCGTTTTGGCCTGTGCCATTTATGCGTGTACGTCGTACCGCCTGTTTGCCATAGAGCTAAGCTAGCTAGCCCGCTTATTTAATGTAATGCCGCCAAATTAGACCAAACCAACAAGAGCGTAAACTTAAGCTTCAGGTGTAATAATCTATTACCTAATTTTGTATCTATTCCTGTACCTATTATCTATTACCTTTTGTTCTGTCGTGTTGTGTATAGATTTGTACATTTGTTTCCATTTAGTGTGCGCGTCGATCGATATTATGACTATGCTtactattactattattaatattactattACTCTTAACGAttgtgtattatttttattattattatatagttTAGTTATGTTTTATCGATAGACTTTAGTCCATTATTAGTCAGCGAAATGTTGGCTCTAACTGCATGCAAACCTTCCATTTGCTTTGGGGCCATCCATGTCTTGAAACAAATACGAGATTCCATTGTATCCGGCCAAAGCAGCAATAGCAATTGTAACATTGTGCAGTTAAAGTTataagcatttattttattgtatttaattattttatttttttaaatgtgcatCTACACAAgatcaataaatttatattgaaaACATGAACAAACGAAAAAGGTGTGTACAAAAATTTACTGATAGAAGGTTGGAATATGTTGGCCATTCTGGGaagtatttacttttttttcatta
This window contains:
- the Ptp4E gene encoding tyrosine-protein phosphatase 10D isoform X1, producing MDCATRKQQQLRAHHQQQQIQRQTHGRKRRRLQQQQQSHYYHHQQHVWLVVGILTIFLTQHAQAADLVINVPNASSNDNAFYRIDYSPPFGFPEPNTTIPASEIGKDIKFSRALPGTEYNFWLYYTNSTHQELLTWTVNITTAPDPPANLSVQLRSSKSAFITWRPPGTGRYSGFRIRVLGLTDLPFERSYSLDGNETLQLSAKELTPGGSYQVQAYSVYQGKESVAYTSRNFTTKPNTPGKFIVWFRNETTLLVLWQPPFPAGIYTHYRVSITPDDAIQSVLYVEREGEPPGPAQAAFKGLVPGREYNISVQTVSEDETSSVPTTARYLTVPERVLNVTFDETYTTSSSFRVRWEPPRTYSEFDAYQVMLSTSRRIFNVPRAAEGESVHFDYPDVLEPGRSYEVVVKTIADNVNSWPASGEVTLRPRPVRSLGGFLDDRSNALHISWEPAETGKQDAYRISYHEQTNASEVPALFPVASESQITTNLTEYTLDSLLAGRRYLIAVQALSKGVASNASDITRYTRPAAPLIQELKSIDHGLMLSWRSDVNSRQDRYEVHYQRNGTREERTMATNETSLTIHYLHPGSGYEVKVHAISHGVRSEPHSYFQAVFPKPPQNLTLQTVHTNLVVLRWQPPEGSDFSEYVVRYRTDASPWQRISGLHENEARIEDMHYGERYLVQVNTVSFGIESPHPLELNVTMPPQPVSNVVPLVDSRNLTLEWPRPDGHVDFYTLKWWPTDEAERVEFKNVSQLEDLSSPSVRIPIEELSPGRQYRFEVQASSNGIRSGTTHLSTRTMPLIQSDVFIANAGHEQGQDETITLSYTPTPADSTRFDIYRFSMGDPKIKDKEKLANDTERKLSFSGLTPGKLYNVTVWTVSGGVASLPVQRLYRLHPLPINDLRALQVAAREITLHWEAPAGEYTDFELQYLSADEEAPQLLQNVTKKTEISLQNLRPYHNYTFTVVVRAGSTPSTDSDVSGSTLMRSSAPISASYQTLAAPPGKVDYFQPSDVQPGEVTFEWILEAGEQHGPIDNFRITCQNADDAADVASFEFPANATQGRISGLVPGNQYTFRIQAKSALGFGAEREHIQVMPILAPPVPEPSVTPLEVSRTSSTIEISFRQGYFSNAHGMVRSYTIIIAEDVGKNASGLEMPSWQDVQAYTVWLPYQAIEPYNPFFTSNGSRRNALEAEHFTIGSSSCEKHQTGYCNGPLRAGTTYRIKVRAFTDEDKFTDTAYSSPITTERSDTVIVAATMAAVLLVAMVLLVVYCQHRCQLIRRASKLARMQDELAALPEGYVTPNRPVHVKDFAEHYRLMSADSDFRFSEEFEELKHVGRDQACSFANLPCNRPKNRFTNILPYDHSRFKLQPVDDDDGSDYINANYMPGHNSPREFIVTQGPLHSTREEFWRMCWESNSRAIVMLTRCFEKGREKCDQYWPVDRVAMFYGDIKVQLIIDTHFHDWSISEFMVSRNCESRIMRHFHFTTWPDFGVPEPPQSLVRFVRAFRDVIGTDMRPIIVHCSAGVGRSGTFIALDRILQHIHKSDYVDIFGIVFAMRKERVFMVQTEQQYVCIHQCLLAVLEGKEHLLADSLELHANDGYEVTKIYLERQPQTKMGTLPIRASLARAEELDADLMADKDLEQQQQQAEAKDENDEEDEDEEDDDQQPLNNETTATLSSASCSSSSQDVHVDLKDLQAKEHPKQEKESRKICSGTKSHSDTESDSEDEDEEGPVTKDGAVTDEDGWWY
- the Ptp4E gene encoding tyrosine-protein phosphatase 10D isoform X2 encodes the protein MDCATRKQQQLRAHHQQQQIQRQTHGRKRRRLQQQQQSHYYHHQQHVWLVVGILTIFLTQHAQAADLVINVPNASSNDNAFYRIDYSPPFGFPEPNTTIPASEIGKDIKFSRALPGTEYNFWLYYTNSTHQELLTWTVNITTAPDPPANLSVQLRSSKSAFITWRPPGTGRYSGFRIRVLGLTDLPFERSYSLDGNETLQLSAKELTPGGSYQVQAYSVYQGKESVAYTSRNFTTKPNTPGKFIVWFRNETTLLVLWQPPFPAGIYTHYRVSITPDDAIQSVLYVEREGEPPGPAQAAFKGLVPGREYNISVQTVSEDETSSVPTTARYLTVPERVLNVTFDETYTTSSSFRVRWEPPRTYSEFDAYQVMLSTSRRIFNVPRAAEGESVHFDYPDVLEPGRSYEVVVKTIADNVNSWPASGEVTLRPRPVRSLGGFLDDRSNALHISWEPAETGKQDAYRISYHEQTNASEVPALFPVASESQITTNLTEYTLDSLLAGRRYLIAVQALSKGVASNASDITRYTRPAAPLIQELKSIDHGLMLSWRSDVNSRQDRYEVHYQRNGTREERTMATNETSLTIHYLHPGSGYEVKVHAISHGVRSEPHSYFQAVFPKPPQNLTLQTVHTNLVVLRWQPPEGSDFSEYVVRYRTDASPWQRISGLHENEARIEDMHYGERYLVQVNTVSFGIESPHPLELNVTMPPQPVSNVVPLVDSRNLTLEWPRPDGHVDFYTLKWWPTDEAERVEFKNVSQLEDLSSPSVRIPIEELSPGRQYRFEVQASSNGIRSGTTHLSTRTMPLIQSDVFIANAGHEQGQDETITLSYTPTPADSTRFDIYRFSMGDPKIKDKEKLANDTERKLSFSGLTPGKLYNVTVWTVSGGVASLPVQRLYRLHPLPINDLRALQVAAREITLHWEAPAGEYTDFELQYLSADEEAPQLLQNVTKKTEISLQNLRPYHNYTFTVVVRAGSTPSTDSDVSGSTLMRSSAPISASYQTLAAPPGKVDYFQPSDVQPGEVTFEWILEAGEQHGPIDNFRITCQNADDAADVASFEFPANATQGRISGLVPGNQYTFRIQAKSALGFGAEREHIQVMPILAPPVPEPSVTPLEVSRTSSTIEISFRQGYFSNAHGMVRSYTIIIAEDVGKNASGLEMPSWQDVQAYTVWLPYQAIEPYNPFFTSNGSRRNALEAEHFTIGSSSCEKHQTGYCNGPLRAGTTYRIKVRAFTDEDKFTDTAYSSPITTERSDTVIVAATMAAVLLVAMVLLVVYCQHRCQLIRRASKLARMQDELAALPEGYVTPNRPVHVKDFAEHYRLMSADSDFRFSEEFEELKHVGRDQACSFANLPCNRPKNRFTNILPYDHSRFKLQPVDDDDGSDYINANYMPGHNSPREFIVTQGPLHSTREEFWRMCWESNSRAIVMLTRCFEKGREKCDQYWPVDRVAMFYGDIKVQLIIDTHFHDWSISEFMVSRNCESRIMRHFHFTTWPDFGVPEPPQSLVRFVRAFRDVIGTDMRPIIVHCSAGVGRSGTFIALDRILQHIHKSDYVDIFGIVFAMRKERVFMVQTEQQYVCIHQCLLAVLEGKEHLLADSLELHANDGYEERQPQTKMGTLPIRASLARAEELDADLMADKDLEQQQQQAEAKDENDEEDEDEEDDDQQPLNNETTATLSSASCSSSSQDVHVDLKDLQAKEHPKQEKESRKICSGTKSHSDTESDSEDEDEEGPVTKDGAVTDEDGWWY